Proteins encoded within one genomic window of Comamonas endophytica:
- a CDS encoding Bug family tripartite tricarboxylate transporter substrate binding protein, with protein sequence MTPVDQEKPTMFKKILFWGAALAMAAPSAALAQYPERPVKLVVGFSAGGPTDIAARLLAKHLGENLKQPFVIDNKAGAGGNLATNEVARSRADGYTGMVTGMNLTINPFMTEGLKVDSQQDFEPVRVFATSPTILVVRKDFPAENFAQFLQELKKNPGKYDASAQGASPVLAIQLFKTSTGTDISSIPYKGAAPAMIDLVAGHVDLSFASLGSVMPYLQSGKLKALAIAAPARHRDLPQVQTFTEVGMPDFRFDSWVGLLYPKGTPPEVLQKVDASMARLVGTSEFAKALDAAGMQPVKDSTPASFKQLIDQEMQLYKRLAAGLDKKG encoded by the coding sequence ATGACGCCCGTTGATCAGGAGAAACCCACCATGTTCAAGAAAATTCTTTTCTGGGGCGCAGCCCTGGCCATGGCCGCTCCTTCGGCCGCGCTGGCGCAGTATCCGGAACGCCCCGTCAAGCTGGTGGTCGGATTTTCCGCCGGCGGGCCCACCGATATTGCCGCGCGCCTGCTGGCCAAGCACCTGGGCGAGAACCTCAAGCAGCCCTTCGTGATCGACAACAAGGCCGGCGCGGGCGGCAACCTGGCGACCAACGAGGTGGCCAGGAGCCGCGCCGACGGCTATACCGGCATGGTCACCGGCATGAACCTGACCATCAACCCGTTCATGACCGAGGGATTGAAGGTCGACTCGCAGCAGGACTTCGAGCCGGTGCGGGTGTTTGCCACCTCGCCCACCATCTTGGTGGTGCGCAAGGATTTTCCTGCCGAGAACTTTGCTCAGTTCCTGCAGGAGCTGAAGAAGAACCCGGGCAAGTACGATGCCTCGGCGCAGGGCGCATCTCCGGTGCTTGCGATCCAGCTGTTCAAGACCAGCACCGGCACCGATATCTCCTCGATTCCCTACAAGGGCGCGGCGCCGGCAATGATCGATCTGGTTGCGGGCCATGTGGACCTGTCCTTTGCCTCGCTGGGCTCGGTCATGCCCTACCTGCAGTCGGGCAAGCTCAAGGCGCTGGCGATTGCCGCGCCCGCGCGCCACAGGGACCTGCCCCAGGTGCAGACCTTCACCGAGGTGGGGATGCCCGATTTCCGCTTCGACTCCTGGGTAGGCCTGCTCTATCCCAAGGGCACGCCGCCCGAAGTGCTCCAGAAGGTCGATGCCTCGATGGCCAGACTGGTGGGCACGAGCGAGTTTGCCAAGGCCCTGGACGCAGCAGGCATGCAGCCGGTGAAGGACAGCACGCCCGCTTCGTTCAAGCAATTGATCGACCAGGAAATGCAGCTCTACAAGCGCCTGGCGGCCGGCCTGGACAAGAAGGGCTGA
- a CDS encoding cysteine hydrolase family protein, which yields MKTVNRITFWDQIPEIIDPRHTALLVVDVQNDFYHPDGLYSKNGKRMQQTYGTLPGIVDLVKFAQDRNIMVVFLQQITLPHGRSDSPSWMRLKCRDGKNPEYTLKNSWGAQLAQGLEPTPNDVVIEKFRSDAFVKTQLDAVLDTQGIRSLVVVGTSTEGCVESSIRGASYHDYYVVAVEDLICSTNPELHQGSMNFIKARYPVCRSEEIRKIWNDAR from the coding sequence GTGAAAACAGTCAACCGCATTACTTTCTGGGACCAGATACCGGAAATCATCGACCCGCGCCACACGGCATTGCTGGTGGTCGATGTGCAAAATGATTTCTACCACCCGGATGGGCTGTATTCCAAGAACGGCAAGCGCATGCAGCAGACCTACGGCACGCTGCCCGGCATCGTCGATCTGGTGAAGTTCGCGCAGGACAGGAACATCATGGTGGTCTTCCTGCAGCAGATCACCCTGCCCCATGGCCGCAGCGATTCCCCCTCGTGGATGCGCCTCAAGTGCCGGGACGGCAAGAACCCCGAATACACGCTGAAGAACAGCTGGGGCGCGCAGCTGGCGCAGGGGCTCGAGCCCACGCCCAACGACGTGGTGATCGAGAAATTCCGCTCCGATGCCTTCGTCAAGACCCAACTGGATGCGGTGCTGGACACGCAGGGGATCCGATCGCTGGTGGTCGTCGGTACCTCCACCGAAGGCTGCGTGGAGTCAAGTATCCGCGGCGCTTCCTATCACGATTATTACGTGGTCGCCGTGGAGGACCTGATCTGCAGCACCAATCCGGAGTTGCACCAGGGCTCGATGAATTTCATCAAGGCCAGGTATCCCGTCTGCCGGTCCGAAGAGATCCGGAAAATCTGGAATGACGCCCGTTGA